One stretch of Streptomyces peucetius DNA includes these proteins:
- a CDS encoding NlpC/P60 family protein, translating to MVSHRRSSQPGLTRGARGTVLSAAAATAAAALGAGAAPAGAEPGTGPEATRAMVDRLYEEAERATERFNKAGERVEHLKDEVAHAQDRVARSQERINRMREALGSVAGAQYRSGGIDPALALLLSEDPDGYLEAAATLDRISERHSAALDDLHREQRHLGQERAEASRDLAELERSRQAVADNKRTVERKLGEARRLLNTLPAGERDPHDRSSRSGRDAFPDLSGLSAGSPHAAAATMAARSVVGRPYVWGANGPSGFDCSGLVQWSYAQAGVGLPRTSQAQANAGRRVPLSQARPGDIVTYRGDASHVGMYVGNGQVVHAPYPGASVRYDPVGMMPVHAVTRV from the coding sequence GTGGTTTCCCACCGCCGATCCTCACAGCCCGGCCTCACCCGAGGCGCCCGGGGCACCGTCCTGTCCGCCGCGGCGGCCACGGCCGCCGCCGCCCTCGGAGCCGGTGCCGCACCGGCCGGCGCCGAGCCGGGGACCGGACCGGAGGCCACCCGCGCCATGGTCGACCGGCTCTACGAGGAGGCCGAGCGCGCCACGGAGCGGTTCAACAAGGCCGGTGAGCGCGTCGAGCACCTCAAGGACGAGGTGGCCCACGCCCAGGACCGGGTCGCCCGCAGCCAGGAACGCATCAACCGGATGCGTGAGGCGCTCGGATCCGTGGCCGGCGCCCAGTACCGCTCCGGCGGCATCGACCCGGCCCTCGCCCTGCTGCTCTCCGAGGACCCCGACGGCTACCTCGAGGCGGCGGCCACGCTCGACCGCATCAGCGAACGCCACTCCGCCGCGCTGGACGACCTCCACCGCGAGCAGCGGCACCTCGGCCAGGAACGCGCCGAGGCCTCACGAGACCTCGCCGAACTGGAGCGCAGCCGGCAGGCGGTGGCCGACAACAAGCGCACCGTCGAGCGCAAGCTCGGCGAGGCCCGCCGGCTGCTGAACACCCTGCCGGCCGGGGAACGCGACCCGCACGACCGCTCCTCGCGCTCCGGCCGCGACGCCTTCCCCGACCTGTCCGGCCTCTCGGCCGGTTCCCCGCACGCGGCGGCCGCGACGATGGCGGCGCGCAGCGTCGTCGGCCGCCCCTACGTCTGGGGCGCCAACGGTCCCTCCGGCTTCGACTGCTCCGGCCTCGTCCAGTGGTCCTACGCCCAGGCGGGCGTCGGTCTCCCCCGCACCTCCCAGGCCCAGGCGAACGCGGGCCGCCGCGTACCGCTGTCACAGGCACGGCCGGGGGACATCGTGACGTACCGGGGCGACGCCAGCCACGTGGGCATGTACGTGGGCAACGGGCAGGTGGTGCACGCGCCGTACCCGGGGGCGTCCGTGCGGTACGACCCGGTGGGGATGATGCCGGTGCACGCGGTGACGCGGGTGTAA
- a CDS encoding NlpC/P60 family protein — MASHRRPKQPSRTRVTVLTATAAAAVALTAQTAQADPKPSKSEVKEKVDKLYEEAEKATEKYNGAKEQQEKLDEQIDALQDKVARGQDELNTLRDSLGSVASAQYRTGGIDPSVQLFLSGDPDTYLDKASALDQLGAKQTEAIQEIQAKQRTLAQQRQEAQSKLGDLAETRKTLGEKKKEVQGKLAEARQLLNSLTAAERAALAADESRANRASARVDLGPAVPASQRASAAFAAAQSQIGKPYVFGASGPNSYDCSGLTSWAFAQAGVSIPRTSQAQASAGTRIYSQSQLKQGDLVIFYGDLHHVGFYAGNGQVLHAPRSGTNVRYESINNMPFQFGVRI, encoded by the coding sequence GTGGCGTCCCACCGTCGTCCCAAGCAGCCGAGCCGCACCCGCGTGACCGTGCTCACCGCGACCGCCGCTGCGGCCGTTGCCCTGACCGCCCAGACCGCCCAGGCCGACCCGAAGCCGAGCAAGAGCGAGGTCAAGGAGAAGGTCGACAAGCTCTACGAAGAGGCGGAGAAGGCCACCGAGAAGTACAACGGGGCCAAGGAGCAGCAGGAGAAGCTCGACGAGCAGATCGACGCGCTCCAGGACAAGGTCGCCCGCGGACAGGACGAGCTCAACACGCTGCGGGACAGCCTGGGTTCGGTCGCCAGCGCCCAGTACCGCACCGGAGGCATCGACCCCTCCGTCCAGCTGTTCCTCTCCGGTGACCCGGACACCTACCTCGACAAGGCCTCCGCGCTGGACCAGCTCGGCGCCAAGCAGACCGAGGCCATCCAGGAGATCCAGGCCAAGCAGCGCACCCTCGCGCAGCAGCGCCAGGAGGCCCAGAGCAAGCTCGGCGACCTCGCCGAGACGCGCAAGACCCTCGGTGAGAAGAAGAAGGAGGTCCAGGGCAAGCTCGCGGAGGCGCGGCAGCTCCTGAACTCCCTCACCGCCGCGGAGCGCGCCGCGCTCGCCGCCGACGAGAGCCGCGCCAACCGTGCCAGCGCCCGGGTGGACCTCGGCCCGGCCGTGCCCGCCTCGCAGCGCGCCTCCGCCGCGTTCGCCGCCGCGCAGTCGCAGATCGGCAAGCCGTACGTCTTCGGCGCCTCCGGCCCGAACTCCTACGACTGCTCCGGCCTCACCTCCTGGGCGTTCGCCCAGGCCGGCGTCTCCATACCGCGCACCTCGCAGGCGCAGGCCAGCGCCGGCACCCGAATCTACTCGCAGAGCCAGCTCAAGCAGGGCGACCTGGTCATCTTCTACGGAGACCTGCACCACGTCGGCTTCTACGCCGGCAACGGCCAGGTGCTGCACGCCCCGCGCAGCGGCACCAACGTGCGCTACGAGTCGATCAACAACATGCCCTTCCAGTTCGGTGTGCGTATCTGA
- a CDS encoding NYN domain-containing protein: MEQPDNGAEPAGAAGDAAEALDRPLPEGVRRRVVALVSDAFGGLTVAELPAQLRQYARFTPTRRAKFAGNAMAAALEGDAVFRQRIGERLGKAQPELARALESGSPPAAADPVDVAAAAYVLRPAGWVKMVAAAGEEVQRADAERADEAGRRELDRLREELDEARGQIKSETERLRAELDGARKDGEALHRKLRSAQADVKRGEAALRRKDAELDSVRAQAAAQVSAAESETRRLKARLAEAEAAVEAGRRAAREGRSVEDMRLRLLLDTVLDAAQGLRRELALPPAGMHPADTVDAVEPGRMSPKDIAARALSETDPALLDQLLALPQAHLVVDGYNVTKTGYPTMPLEKQRLRLLGGLSMLAARTGAEITCVFDGAELAAPVLLAPPRGVRVLFSKPGVTADELIRQLVRAEPPGRPVVVASTDREVADGVAKAGARPVASALLLKRLSRVS; this comes from the coding sequence GTGGAGCAGCCTGACAACGGCGCGGAGCCGGCCGGTGCGGCCGGCGACGCCGCCGAGGCGCTCGACCGCCCGCTGCCGGAAGGTGTACGGCGGCGGGTCGTCGCCCTCGTCTCCGACGCGTTCGGCGGCCTGACCGTCGCCGAACTCCCCGCCCAGCTGCGCCAGTATGCCCGCTTCACCCCGACCCGGCGCGCGAAGTTCGCCGGAAACGCCATGGCCGCCGCGCTGGAGGGCGACGCCGTCTTCCGCCAGCGCATCGGCGAACGGCTCGGCAAGGCGCAGCCCGAGCTGGCCAGGGCCCTGGAGTCCGGGTCGCCGCCCGCCGCCGCGGACCCCGTGGACGTCGCGGCGGCCGCCTATGTGCTGCGCCCCGCCGGCTGGGTCAAGATGGTCGCCGCCGCCGGGGAGGAGGTCCAGCGGGCCGACGCCGAGCGGGCCGACGAGGCCGGCCGGCGCGAGCTGGACCGGCTGCGCGAGGAACTGGACGAGGCCCGCGGCCAGATCAAGTCCGAGACCGAGCGGCTGCGGGCCGAGCTGGACGGTGCCCGCAAGGACGGCGAGGCGCTCCACCGCAAGCTCCGCAGTGCCCAGGCCGACGTCAAGCGCGGCGAGGCCGCCCTGCGCCGCAAGGACGCGGAGCTCGACAGCGTCCGCGCCCAGGCCGCGGCCCAGGTGTCGGCCGCGGAGAGCGAGACGCGGCGGCTCAAGGCACGGCTGGCGGAGGCCGAGGCGGCGGTCGAGGCGGGCCGCCGGGCCGCCCGCGAGGGCCGTTCCGTCGAGGACATGCGGCTGCGGCTCCTCCTGGACACGGTGCTCGACGCCGCCCAGGGGCTGCGCCGTGAGCTGGCCCTGCCACCGGCGGGCATGCATCCGGCCGACACGGTGGACGCCGTGGAGCCGGGTCGGATGTCGCCGAAGGACATCGCGGCGCGGGCGCTCTCCGAGACGGACCCGGCCCTGCTCGACCAGCTGCTGGCGCTGCCGCAGGCGCATCTGGTCGTCGACGGCTACAACGTCACCAAGACCGGCTATCCCACGATGCCGCTGGAGAAGCAGCGGCTGCGGCTGCTGGGCGGCCTGTCGATGCTCGCCGCCCGCACGGGGGCCGAGATCACCTGTGTGTTCGACGGGGCCGAGCTGGCCGCGCCGGTGCTGCTGGCGCCGCCGCGCGGCGTGCGGGTGCTCTTCTCCAAGCCCGGTGTGACCGCGGACGAACTGATCCGCCAGCTGGTGCGGGCGGAGCCGCCGGGCCGGCCCGTGGTGGTGGCCTCCACCGACCGGGAGGTGGCCGACGGCGTCGCGAAGGCGGGCGCCAGACCGGTCGCGTCCGCTTTGCTGCTGAAGCGGCTTTCGCGCGTCTCGTAG
- a CDS encoding rhomboid family intramembrane serine protease, producing MISRWGAARDAVRNAATGPAVTYGLIAVCCAIFVISPVSGLNPSYGLGDRLLVAQAAYFERWGVIPAELMGGSPGALLTPLTALFVHGSWLHLLGNMLFLFVFGAMAEERMGQVHFALFYTGAGYLALLVYAAVNADSEQTLVGASGAISAVLGAFLFLLPKARVTSLFPFLFFLPLRFPAWAVLIFWFVLQWLAARGAGSGPGVAYLAHLVGFGVGFVYAWGRYGRGTRVNASSATEGESQP from the coding sequence ATGATCAGTCGGTGGGGCGCGGCCAGGGATGCGGTCAGGAACGCGGCGACGGGACCTGCGGTGACGTACGGCCTGATCGCGGTGTGCTGCGCGATCTTCGTCATCAGCCCGGTCTCGGGTCTGAACCCCTCGTACGGCCTCGGCGACCGGCTGCTGGTGGCGCAGGCGGCGTACTTCGAACGCTGGGGCGTGATCCCCGCGGAGCTGATGGGCGGGTCCCCGGGCGCCCTGCTCACCCCGCTCACCGCTCTGTTCGTGCACGGCAGTTGGCTGCACCTGCTGGGGAACATGCTCTTCCTCTTCGTCTTCGGCGCGATGGCCGAAGAGCGGATGGGGCAGGTCCACTTCGCGCTGTTCTACACCGGCGCCGGCTATCTCGCGCTGCTCGTCTACGCGGCGGTCAACGCCGACTCCGAGCAGACGCTGGTGGGGGCGTCCGGGGCGATCTCCGCCGTACTCGGAGCGTTCCTCTTCCTCTTGCCGAAGGCCCGGGTCACGAGTCTGTTCCCCTTCCTCTTCTTCCTGCCGCTGCGCTTCCCCGCCTGGGCGGTGCTGATCTTCTGGTTCGTGCTGCAGTGGCTGGCGGCCAGGGGCGCGGGCAGCGGGCCGGGCGTCGCCTACCTGGCGCACCTGGTGGGGTTCGGAGTGGGCTTCGTCTACGCGTGGGGCCGCTACGGGCGTGGGACTAGAGTGAACGCATCTTCAGCGACCGAGGGAGAAAGCCAGCCATGA
- a CDS encoding Lrp/AsnC family transcriptional regulator, with product MITAIVLIKTSVDRIPEIAESIAALDSVSEVFSVTGTYDLIAMVRVARHDDLADVIPGRISKIPGVEGTDTHVAFRTYSQHDLEAAFAIGLDA from the coding sequence ATGATCACCGCGATCGTGCTCATCAAGACCAGCGTGGACCGCATCCCCGAGATCGCCGAGTCGATCGCGGCGCTGGACAGCGTCAGCGAGGTCTTCTCCGTCACCGGCACCTACGATCTGATCGCCATGGTGCGCGTGGCCAGGCACGACGACCTGGCGGACGTGATCCCGGGCCGGATCAGCAAGATCCCCGGCGTCGAGGGCACCGACACGCATGTCGCCTTCCGCACGTACTCCCAGCACGACCTCGAGGCCGCCTTCGCCATCGGGCTGGACGCGTAG
- a CDS encoding small hydrophilic protein has product MAFTHRMVTLAAVVAIPLGIAATSYALTDAPETPQVPPAVELDATPRPASPPAGSPPATVTGTPTAPAPATDAVVPGPAATDDDDDDDIGEEN; this is encoded by the coding sequence ATGGCTTTCACCCATCGCATGGTGACGCTCGCCGCCGTCGTCGCCATCCCGCTCGGCATCGCCGCGACCAGCTACGCCCTGACCGACGCCCCCGAGACGCCCCAGGTGCCGCCCGCCGTCGAGCTGGACGCCACCCCGCGGCCGGCCTCACCGCCGGCCGGCAGCCCGCCGGCCACTGTGACCGGCACCCCGACGGCCCCCGCCCCGGCCACGGACGCGGTGGTGCCCGGCCCCGCGGCCACCGACGACGATGACGACGACGACATCGGTGAAGAGAACTGA
- a CDS encoding ATP-binding protein, which produces MTTTTSVKRTDRRISARVRILLWLLLMMTVALAAVATTTRSLLLRDIDHRINQLLTQETQEFGNFVPQGVDPDTGRTFTDPDKLLRVFLQRQYSDPDEELLGLTRPAGRDLHVIRQSREIRASVALHPDRASLSAILDSKDASGVLRRPAGEVRWAKVPIDAAGKGYPAAFVVAFHADRERSIADDAFRTLLVISGVALLLTTGIGWAVAGRILAPVRVVRATAEQLTEQDLTQRIPVQGRDDIAALAETFNAMLDRLERAFAGQRQFVDDAGHELRTPITIVRGHLEVMGDDPAEQRETIRLVTDELDRMSRIVEDLLLLAKAERPDFIRPEPVQLGELTADVFVKARALGERDWSLDRVADREAVLDPQRITQAMVQLAQNAVQHTVPGARIRIGSRDLDGRVELYVADSGPGVQDQDTEVIFERFRRGTARRGARTSGAGLGLSIVRAIAEGHRGGRVELRRTEGGGATFVLVMEEAP; this is translated from the coding sequence ATGACGACGACGACATCGGTGAAGAGAACTGACCGCCGGATCTCCGCGCGGGTCCGCATCCTGCTCTGGCTGCTGCTGATGATGACGGTGGCCCTCGCCGCCGTCGCGACGACCACCCGCTCGCTCCTGCTGCGCGACATCGATCACCGGATCAACCAGCTGCTCACCCAGGAGACCCAGGAGTTCGGGAACTTCGTGCCCCAGGGCGTCGATCCGGACACCGGCCGCACCTTCACCGACCCGGACAAACTGCTGCGCGTCTTCCTGCAGCGGCAGTACTCCGATCCCGACGAGGAGTTGCTCGGACTGACCCGCCCTGCCGGGCGGGACCTCCACGTCATACGGCAGTCGCGCGAGATCCGGGCCTCCGTCGCCCTCCACCCGGACCGGGCCTCCCTGTCCGCGATCCTCGACTCGAAGGACGCCTCCGGTGTGCTGCGGCGGCCGGCGGGCGAGGTGCGCTGGGCGAAGGTGCCGATCGACGCCGCCGGAAAGGGATACCCGGCGGCCTTCGTCGTCGCGTTCCACGCCGACCGCGAGCGGTCCATCGCCGACGACGCCTTCCGCACGCTGCTCGTCATCTCCGGGGTGGCTCTGCTGCTGACGACCGGGATCGGCTGGGCGGTCGCCGGCCGCATCCTGGCCCCCGTACGAGTGGTCCGGGCGACCGCCGAGCAGTTGACCGAGCAGGATCTGACCCAGCGGATCCCGGTCCAGGGCCGTGACGACATCGCGGCGCTCGCCGAGACCTTCAACGCCATGCTGGACCGGCTGGAGCGGGCCTTCGCCGGCCAGCGCCAGTTCGTCGACGACGCCGGGCACGAGCTGCGCACGCCCATCACCATCGTCCGCGGCCATCTGGAGGTCATGGGCGACGACCCGGCCGAGCAGCGCGAGACGATCCGCCTGGTCACCGACGAACTCGACCGGATGAGCCGGATCGTCGAGGACCTGCTGCTGCTCGCCAAGGCGGAGCGGCCCGACTTCATCCGGCCGGAGCCGGTGCAGCTGGGCGAACTGACCGCCGACGTGTTCGTGAAGGCCCGGGCGCTGGGCGAACGGGACTGGTCCCTGGACCGGGTCGCCGACCGCGAGGCCGTGCTCGATCCGCAGCGCATCACCCAGGCGATGGTGCAGCTGGCACAGAACGCGGTCCAGCACACCGTCCCCGGTGCCCGGATACGGATCGGCTCACGCGACCTCGACGGCCGCGTCGAGCTGTACGTCGCCGACAGCGGGCCGGGCGTCCAGGACCAGGACACCGAGGTGATCTTCGAACGTTTCCGGCGCGGCACCGCCCGCCGCGGGGCCCGCACCAGCGGCGCGGGGCTCGGTCTGTCCATCGTCCGGGCCATCGCGGAGGGGCACCGCGGCGGCCGCGTCGAACTGCGCCGCACCGAAGGCGGCGGAGCGACATTCGTACTCGTCATGGAGGAAGCGCCGTGA
- a CDS encoding response regulator transcription factor encodes MNRILIAEDEERIASFVEKGLRSNGFTTTVAADGDTALNYAVTGGFDLMLLDIGLPGRDGFTVLRELREARVTLPVVVLTARDSVRDTVAGLEGGADDWMTKPFRFEELLARVRLRLRTAARAPEVTVLRSGDLSLDLRTRRARASERTVDLTAREFVLLELFLRHPGQVLSREQILSHVWGYDFDPGSNIVDVYVRALRKKLGAERLETVRGMGYRMP; translated from the coding sequence GTGAACCGCATTCTGATCGCCGAGGACGAGGAGCGGATCGCATCCTTCGTCGAGAAGGGCCTGCGCTCGAACGGCTTCACCACCACGGTCGCCGCCGACGGCGACACGGCCCTGAACTACGCCGTCACCGGCGGCTTCGACCTGATGCTGCTGGACATCGGCCTGCCCGGACGCGACGGCTTCACCGTGCTGCGGGAGCTGCGCGAGGCGAGGGTGACGCTGCCCGTCGTCGTGCTGACGGCCCGCGACTCGGTACGGGACACGGTGGCCGGCCTGGAAGGCGGTGCCGACGACTGGATGACCAAGCCGTTCCGTTTCGAGGAGCTGCTGGCCCGGGTACGGCTGCGGCTGCGCACCGCGGCCCGGGCCCCGGAGGTCACCGTGCTGCGCAGCGGCGACCTCAGCCTGGATCTGCGGACCCGCCGGGCGCGGGCGTCGGAGCGGACCGTGGACCTGACGGCCCGTGAGTTCGTGCTGCTGGAGCTGTTCCTGCGCCACCCCGGCCAGGTCCTGTCCCGGGAGCAGATCCTCTCCCACGTCTGGGGCTACGACTTCGATCCCGGCTCCAACATCGTGGATGTCTATGTGCGGGCCCTGCGCAAGAAGCTGGGCGCCGAACGGCTGGAGACCGTACGGGGCATGGGCTACCGAATGCCGTAA